CTCGAACACCCTGGCACCAGAGCTCACACTGCAGCAGCTGGAGGTGCTGGCAGAGTACAGGAAGCAGAAGATaatggagaagaagaagaagtctaAACGGCCCTTGATGATGACATCACTCCTAAGGAGTACCTTCTGTCCAGACGCAGCCAgggtcaggagaggaggaggaggacggccGGGCTTCAGCCAGGAAGACGACCAGGTCAGAGAACTCATGGCTGAGGAGAGCAGGAAGTCCTAGATGCTTAGTTGGAAGGTGAAAGGTGAAAGGTCAGTGACGAAACATCACAACTTGTAATCCCGGTTATCATCTCCATCACAGACTTTCTATTTGGAAGTCCAACTTGGGAGAGTCGTTCAAGTGGTTGTTTCTCCGTCTGAACCTTGTATTTCTCACTTCCGAGGAGCATTGGAAAGCAACATGAATGACCAGTGTGCTGGAGATCCACTCTTCTTACGTGTGTTTTGGTGTTTTACACCAGAGATCAGACATGGGTGAATTGTTCATGTCAATAAACACTTTCAAGGTATTGAGTTGTTCATGATCCATTTAATTGTTCATTGACTACCATTCCAATAGGTGTAGAAATATTAGTCAACAGGATGGGGGGGGTGTATAGAAAAGCATGATCAACAATCTAGTCCTATAAAGAATCCAGTCCTGTAATGATCCGTTGTAAACATTAAAGGCACATCATGCCAAAACTGCAACTATGTTGTAAGCTAAGTAAGGCTGAGATGCAATCTGAAAAGGCTCTTTTCATttaaaaggtcatttccgattaaGATGACCTCTGCAGCGTTTGCCTTGAATGGGATCTCTGAACGCGGTAACATAGCCTTTCAAAGGCTCATTGTCGACAGCGTTACAGATTGAATCCCGCCATGAATATTTTAATTATCCACATTTTATTCCCTTACTAAATTACTTATACACTTGTATAAAAAGTYCATTCCAATCTTGTTTTCTAAGAAAAGCCTTTGATATATTAAGTTGAATTAACATAAGGAAATGCTAATCACAGAGAAAAGGCATAAGTGATGAAATGATACATTTCAAGCCACTATGTTATTCCAATCAAAGCCATTGGAGATTGGTTGTGGGTTTCATAGAGCAAGCCAGGGTGGAGTTCAATAGGGCACACTGTAGAAAAATGTCTAGCAACGGAACAATACAAATCTATGTTctaattggacaagttcaggtaataTCTCCCCGTTTTCAAAATGTCTTCCACCTACTGAATGACCCGGGATGAAACTGTTGACTGCTCCTCCATGCCTGCACCAACGCTCTGTCCTGCTCAGATAGATTCCACAGTATGCTCCTCGGTCTGCAcagcctcttggacatagacaATGAACTGGGAGGCGTCCTCTCCCTGAGTGTACACGGTGACCGTCTCCATGCCCTCCACATCATCAGACGACACCACCAGATGGTGCTCCTCACCCAGCCCCATGGAGGCTGTCTGCTGGAAGGGGTCCTGGATCATCACAGTGTGgctcccctgctcctcctcctcagtcaCCTGGAAGATGGTGGAAAGAGGATTGGAATGTGTTGGAGAGGGATGTCCTAAATGGCAACATATTCCCTATTGACAAGGGCCcaagcaccatattcccttttatagtgcactacgtttgaccagagggccctggtcaaaagtagtgcaRTATWggcaccctattccctttatagtgcactacgtttgacKKTGCTCTTACCTGCTCCACCACGGTCACTCTGCCAGGGACCATGGCCACCATGGAGGCTGCTGTGGCATCATTAGACTCTGCCCCCAGCTCAATGATCTGCTGCAGGATGTTAACCGCTGTGGGATCCAGCCCTTCTGTGGTGGTCGACACCACCCCTAAGCAGAGCATTCCAATACATTAAACACAGTGAGGGAAACCAAGGATACATCAACTCTTTGTCACTCTGTTGTTTTTGGCTTGACAAGGAGCAATGGCaagagtacaaacagatctgggaccaggct
The Salvelinus sp. IW2-2015 unplaced genomic scaffold, ASM291031v2 Un_scaffold7227, whole genome shotgun sequence genome window above contains:
- the LOC112079210 gene encoding zinc finger protein ZFAT: MVAMVPGRVTVVEQVTEEEEQGSHTVMIQDPFQQTASMGLGEEHHLVVSSDDVEGMETVTVYTQGEDASQFIVYVQEAVQTEEHTVESI